The sequence GGCACGTGCCGTTCTTGCAGTCCGGGTCTCCGGACAGTTTCCGCAGGGGCACTCTGCTCCTCCTCGTTCCGGCGTCGAGCTGATGCTTCACGCTCGGGCGGCCGGGGCGCAAGGTCATCGGCTTTCCGCTACGGGAAAGCCAGGAGTGCCTCGTGGCGTCAGCCCCGGCCGCTCGCCGCGTTGCGGACGCGGCGGGTGCGGCCGTGCTCCGCGAGCAGGCCCAGGGCGGCGGGGGAGGTGACGAACCGGGCGGTGACCGCCGTGCGCTGGAACCAGTCGGACGCGGTCAGCAGTTCCTCGTCCGTCCAGGGCTCGTCCAGGGCGACGGCCCTGAGCAGGGCCCACTCGCGCAGCCGACGGGCGAGGAAGTCCCGGTCACCGACGACCGCGGCCGTCGCAGCGGCCCAGGCCGGGAACCCGGGACCGGTCAGCAGCTCGGCGGCCCGCCGTTCGAGGTGCTGGTTCACGGCGGCTTCGGCCATGGCGGGATCGTCGTCGCGCAGGACGGCGCTCAACAGGTCGGCCTCCTCCGCCTCCACGACGCCCTCCAGCGCGCGGAGGTAGGAGTGGTAGCGCCGGTGCTCGGGGGGTTCGTCGTCGGGCGGAAGGCTCATGCGGCCATCAGATCACCTCTCGCCGTGGAGCTCCCGCGCAGGAAGTCGGGCGGGCCGACTTCCTGCGCAGGGGGCACCCGGCGCCTACGCGCCGCGGGCGCGCAGGGCGGCGGTGAACCAGCCGAACACCGGTGCCAGGCTCGGTGGGACGGGCCAGCCGTTGACGACGGACAGCAGGTGCCAATAACGCTCGGCACGCGGGTCGGCGGCGATGTCGAGGCGGGCCAGCAGCCACTGCCGCAGGTCCGCGTCGTCGGGCCGGTCGAAGGTCCGCGCGTAGGCGGCCGTCAGGGTGTCGACGACGGCGGCGGCCTCGGGCGAGGCCGGGCCGAGGCCGGCGTCGAGTGCGCGGCCGACGGCGTCGCGCACGGTCTCGGTGAGGTCGTGGTGCAGGCCGGTCGTGTCGCCGCGCCCGCGTTCGGCCGCCTGGTACTCGGCCATGCGGCGGACGGCGGCACGGAAGTCCGGGTCCTGGGTGAGTTCGGCGAGTTCGATCCAGGCGTGTAGCTGCTCGGGCGCGGGGTCGTCGGGGAGTTCGGGCACGGCCGAGCGCATCATGTCGACGAACTCGGCGTTGGCGTCCAGCCCGCCGAAGGTGTCGTCGACGAAGTCGGTGATCAGGCGGCGGCGTTCGTCGTCGGAGAGCTTTGCGAGCTTGTGCATGAGGTCCATTTCCTCGGGAGTGGAGTGGTCGCGTTTCGCTACTGCCCGCAGCACCGCGCGCCGCAGGCGCAGGACGCGGATCTGCGCCTCCAGCGCGTCGGCGTGCGCGGCCGCGACCTCGGTCAGCGAGACCTCGCGGTCCAGCACCCGCCGGACGGCGGCGAGTTCGAGGCCGAGTTCGCGCAGGGTGCGCACCAGGTCGAGCCGGGCGAGCGCGCCGAGGTCGTAGAGCCGGTAACCGGCCGGGCTGCGGTCGGTCGGCGGCACGATCCCGGAGTCCGACCAGAACCGGATGGTCTTGACCGTCAGCCCGGTCCGCCGGGCCAGGTCGCCGATCGTGAAGAGCGTGTCCCCGTCCATGCGCCTACTCTCGCGTCTCCCCCCACGGGAGACTCAAGTGTTCGCCACCAGCGGGCTCCCCGAGTTTCCGCCGATGCCGTTCGCCCGGCCGCTGTCCCGGCTGCTCGCACGCAAGGGCTTCGAGGTGGCCGGGAGCTTCTCGTGCCGGGCGTTCGACACCTGGGCGCCGTTCCGGCCGGTGGGCGGCATCAACAAGCAGCGGCCGGACGACGCGGACCTGGCAGCCGCGCACGCCTTCGCCGCGCGGCTGCCGGACGGGCCGGGACCGACGGCCTGACACGCGCCGTTCCGACGGCCCCGTCAACGCGGTCGGTCCACCCGGTCAGTCAGTCGACCTGGAGCTCGCCCATCCGGCTCCAGCCGGTGGCGCCTTCGCGGGCACACGGACGACGCGAAGGCAGTCCGGGTCTCCGGACACGTTCCGCAGGGCCACTGCTCCTCCTCGTTCCGGCTTCGAGACGATGCTTCACGCTCGGGCGGCCCGGGCGCACGGACATCGGCTTTCCACTACGGGAAAGCCGATAGTGCCGCCTCGCACCGGAGACGCCCCGTACTGCCCTTGATCGACACGGCTCCACCACGTCAGTACCGCAGCGGAGGGGCCTCGTCCGCGCGGACGAGGCCCCTCCCGCGAGAGTCGTCGGCTGGGAGCGGAGAGCCTACGACCCGTCCGGCCCCGAGAGTCCGCCAAGGCTTCCCGGTTCGACGGCGGCATCGGTGGTCGCGGAATCGGCGGCTTCGACGGGGTGCGGATCCACGGACACCGCTGTGGTCACCAGCCGGATGTCGTACTCGGTCCAGCAGTCCGAGATCTCGATGCCGACCTCGCTGCCACAACCGGCGCACAACAGGTTCGGGCCGTCGATCCCGTCCCGCCTGCAGCACCCGTAGAGCCGAGCCGTGTTCGTATGGGGCCGCATCCGCAAGCCGTCCAGCGGGTTGATCACCCAGGTCCTGGTCCCGCCGTCACGGCCGTACGGATCCGGGTCGGCGGCGACGGAACCCTGCGCCATCGTCGACGGGCCGTAGGTGTAATGGCCCCTCCCCTTCACCCGCGCGAGAGGCTGCCACTCGCGCAGTTCCAGCGGAGTCGACAGCGCAGCACCGCACAGCCGGCATCTGAAGACGATCAGCACTCGCGCGTCTCCCCCGTTCGTACCAACCCTCTTACCTGCAGGCCGTCGGGCAGGCTATCGCGGCGGGAGCGCAATCCACCCTGCGCAGAAAGTCGGGCCGGCCGACTTCCTGCGCAGGAGCACCCGCCCCCTACTCGCCCCGGGTGGGTCTCCAGGTGATCTTGACCGGGTGAGTCGACCCCCCGAGGGTCGGGGCGCCCCGGGCGAGGTCGGCGAGTTCGATCGAGGCGTGGACCTGCTCGGGCTCGGGCTCGGGCTCAGGCCCGCGAGTGTCCGTTCCCGGCAGAGACCGCCCCATGACGCTCCGGAATGTCCCGGGAGTCGTCGTGGACGGCCAGCTCGGCCAGCTTGAGCAGACGGCGGAAGTAGGCGAACGCCCCGGGAAACGTCGCCGGGTGGCCGAGGTGGACAAGGCCCCTGCGCAGCTTGGGCAGACAGCTTCGCAGGACTTCCTCGTGGCCCGGTCCCAGCGCGCCTCCGCGGGCGAGGTAGGTGGAAAGGCAACCGGAGACCGTCGCGTCCAAGTACGCCAGATCGCCCTTGTCCGCAGTCGGAACCTCGGGGAACGGCTCTGCGGCGTGCACAGCCCACAGAAGCCCGATCTCACGGAACATGGCCCGGTGCCCGTCGGGCCCGGGCCACCGCCATCCGTTCAGACGACGGAGCTCCGCCACCGAGGGCGCCCGCTGCTGCTGCCGCTTCGCCGTCCGGCGCCGGTCGGCGAAGGCGCCGAGCTCGGCGAGCCACGCGGCCCGGCTGAGCTCCAGCATGTCCAGGGCCAGCAGCAGCGCCCGTTCGTCCGTCCTCAGAGCTCCTGCCGTACTGAGATACGACCACGTCGAGTCGAACCCGAGCGGGCAGTAGTGGCCGACCGCGCACCTCAGGGAGCTGTAGCGCCGTCCGTAGGGAAGATCCTGATCACGAACATGCCTGGCACAGGTGGCGAAGCTCATGTACCGATCGTCCCACCGACCGGCGTCCGGTCGCGCGCGCGTCCGAAGCGGGGCCGGCGCCGGGCTTCCGGCGCCGGGCCGGAGGCCGTCCCGGCGGAACCGACCGTCCCCCGACCGGGACGCCCTCCTTCGGACACGACACACGCGAACGGACTGCGAGGGATCCCGGGCGGCAGGATCCCCACCCGGTCAGTCAGTCGACCTGGAGCTCGCCCATCCGGCTCCAGCCGGTGGCGCCCTCGATCGTGGTGCTGACGATCTCGGGGGTGCGGGTGACCAGGGGGCGCATGGTCTCCAGGGCGGCGCGGAAGTGCGCGGAGGTGACGTGCGCCTCGGCCGCGTCGTCCTGGAACGCCTCCACCAGGACGTAGGTGTCCGGCTCCTCCAGGCTGCGGGACCACTCGAACCAGAGGTTGCCCGGCTCGGCGCGGGTGGCGCTGGTGAATTCCGCGACCTTCTCGGGCCACTGCTCGACGTATTCGGACTTGACGGTGAATTTCACCACAATGAAGATCATTTGTCCATTATAGGCAGGGCGGGAGAGGCAGTTCCGCGAACGCCTCCCGCGCGTTCCTCCTCGTAGGGCATCGAGCATCGACCTTCCAGCGCGGGAAAGCCCGGAGCAGCCTTCAGCGAATCGGATTCAGGCGTTCTTGAGCGTGGGGTTTCTGCCGCGCCCGCACAGGAAGTCGGCCGCGCCGACTTCCTGTGCGGGCGCGGCCGTCAAGCGCTCGGGGTCCTGCCCTAGTAGGAGCGGACGGTCCGGCCCAGCTTGCGCTGGACGGAGCGCAGCGTGGTGAGCGTCTCGCCGTCGAGGAACCCCGTGGTCGTCGACCAATCGACGCCCGAACCGGCGAGGTCACTGACGAGGACGATCTCCGCCGAGAGAAGGATGCGCGCCCGGTCCACGGGCGCGATGGGGAGATCGTCCCGCAGGGCGCGCGCCAACCCGTGGGTCCGGTCGATCAGATCCCGGAAGTCCGCGAAGCCCATGCCGACGGCGAGTTGGTCACTGCATCGGGCCGGGCCGATCCATTCGACGAGCGAACGCGCCAGCAGCGCCGTCTCGCTCGGATCCAGGAGTGTGCTCGGCCTCGCCATGGACTCGGACATCGACCGGGAGCTCCTCTTGGTCATCTGCACAACAGTCTTGTCGGGCGCCGGCGTCCGGCGGACGGCCGGGCGCCGCGGTCACTCATTCTCAGGCGGGCCCGGCGGCCACCGCCGCTCGGGTGCGCCCCGAGCGGGCGCGCGGGAAGTCGGAGGGAGCGACTTCCCTTGTGGACGGGTGGGGCACTGGTCAGTCGAAGAGACGGCCGAGGAGGGCGCCTTGACCGGACTGGAGGACGTGGGCGGTCTCCAGGGGGATCCAGAAGCACTCGAAGGGGGTGGGCGCCCCGTTGCCGTCGTGGGTCTCCTGACTGAGCCAGCGTTCGGGGGCCGGCTCGGCGAGTGCCAGGTGGAAGACGTGCCGGTGCTGGATCTCGTACCGGTACGGGGTGAGGTCGTACGTGGTCTCGCCGAGCTTGCGCACGACGGCGAAGGCACTGAGACCGGTCTCCTCGCGGGCCTCGCGCAGGGCCGCGGCGGCCGGATCCTCGCCCGGGCGGATGCTGCCGGCCGGGACCTGGAGGCCGACCTCCTCGTAGCTGTGGTCGGTGTGCCGGAACACCAGCAGCCGCCCGTCCCGCACGACGTAGGCGAGCACCTTCTCCCTCATCGTCTTCTCCGGCATCACGACAGCCTCCGTACGGATCGGCACGACCGGGCGGCCGCGGTTCGGATCGCCCTCGGCAACGCGGGGCAGGAGAACGTCGGGCCAGGTGACCCGCACCGAGTCCTACGACGTCCCGGCGCGCCCGTGCCGAACCGGCCGGCGGTGGCGGCGTCGGCCGTGGCGACCGACCGAGAGGTGCGGGTACTACTGCCGATGGACCGCAGCCCGCACCTCCGGCTCCGGCGCTTCCCCGGACGCCGGACCGCTCCCCAGGTGGGGCGAGGCTATCTCTTGGAGCCCACGAGCAGGCCGAGGATGACGGGAACGGCGAAGAGGGAGAAGAAGACGGTGCTGATCACGTCGTGCGAGATGTTGTAGAAGACGACGATCCCGAGGACCACGGCCGGGGGGCCGAGGCAACCGCATCCCAGTCGCGTCCGGGTGGCCACCCGCTCACCCCGCTGCCGGGCCCACTGCCGGCGGGTCTCCGCGATGTACTGCTGACGGAAGGCGATCTCGTCGGCGCTCTGCGGCGGTGCAGCCCAGGTGAAGGTGATGTTCCCGTGGACATCCCGGATCTGGTAGACCGGGCCCTGGAAGTGCCCGCCCGAGATGTGGTTGTAGATATTCGGATCCTGATCGCCTCTGTCCCCCATATGGACTTACCGCAGAGCAGAATTGACGTTTCGTCAGCCTGTGGTGACAGGGGGTGCCGAGTGGATCCGACGGCAGTGGAACTGCTGACCGCACTGGCCGGTGGCGACGGCGGGGAGGCCGGCCGGGAGGCGTGGGCGGGGCTCGGTGTGCTGGTGCGGCGGCCCTT comes from Streptomyces sp. TLI_053 and encodes:
- a CDS encoding MerR family transcriptional regulator, whose product is MDGDTLFTIGDLARRTGLTVKTIRFWSDSGIVPPTDRSPAGYRLYDLGALARLDLVRTLRELGLELAAVRRVLDREVSLTEVAAAHADALEAQIRVLRLRRAVLRAVAKRDHSTPEEMDLMHKLAKLSDDERRRLITDFVDDTFGGLDANAEFVDMMRSAVPELPDDPAPEQLHAWIELAELTQDPDFRAAVRRMAEYQAAERGRGDTTGLHHDLTETVRDAVGRALDAGLGPASPEAAAVVDTLTAAYARTFDRPDDADLRQWLLARLDIAADPRAERYWHLLSVVNGWPVPPSLAPVFGWFTAALRARGA
- a CDS encoding putative quinol monooxygenase; translation: MIFIVVKFTVKSEYVEQWPEKVAEFTSATRAEPGNLWFEWSRSLEEPDTYVLVEAFQDDAAEAHVTSAHFRAALETMRPLVTRTPEIVSTTIEGATGWSRMGELQVD
- a CDS encoding NUDIX domain-containing protein yields the protein MPEKTMREKVLAYVVRDGRLLVFRHTDHSYEEVGLQVPAGSIRPGEDPAAAALREAREETGLSAFAVVRKLGETTYDLTPYRYEIQHRHVFHLALAEPAPERWLSQETHDGNGAPTPFECFWIPLETAHVLQSGQGALLGRLFD